CCGCCCGGTCCCACCAGGTCCTCCGTTCGTCACCCTCGAGCTCCCTCACGGTGACGTCGAAGACCTCAGGGCCGTCCTGGAGCCGGACCTCGTCGGGCCGGGCCCGGAGGTTGAACACCCAGACGGGGTGCTTGGGCGCTCCTCCCATCGACCCGACGAGGGCGTAGCCGCCGTCGTGCTCGACCCGCATCACCGGGCTCTTGCGGACCTTTCCGCTCCGGTTGCCGCG
The window above is part of the Acidimicrobiales bacterium genome. Proteins encoded here:
- a CDS encoding nitroreductase family deazaflavin-dependent oxidoreductase, giving the protein MDDDSEYAPSPWDWVRDQVETYERSGGKDGTTLLDTGMPVVVVTHRGNRSGKVRKSPVMRVEHDGGYALVGSMGGAPKHPVWVFNLRARPDEVRLQDGPEVFDVTVRELEGDERRTWWDRAVAAYPPYEEYQAKTSRVIPVFLATRKS